Within Limisphaerales bacterium, the genomic segment GCGGGCGTTTGCGGCCGATGCCGAGCCATTCATTGCGGGCGTAAAGGCGGTCGAGCCAATCAACGAGCACCTTGTCGGTGATGCGTTGATCGCCCCACACACGCAGCGCGATGTTGCCCGCTTGCGACCGGCCGAGGCTGCCGCCCGGGCGGTTGATTCCGCGGCGCGGTGAGTTTTTTAAATACTCGCCATAAAGAAAACTGCCGTCGGGCAAGTGCTGCCGCTTGAGTGCGGCCAGTGCGCGGGTCACCAATTTTTTGGGCGGCTCAATACCGGCCATTTTGGCCTCGTGGAACGCAACGAGCACCGTGGCGTTGACGAACGAAATGGAACTGCTCGCGGGCTTCTTGGTGCCCAGACGCATATCGTAATAGCCCCAGCCGCCATCAACAGATTCGTAGGCATCGAGCCGGTCAAACTGTTGCGCGATGAGTGCGTCGATTTTTTTAATCTTCGCCGGTTCAATCTCCGCCCGCGCGCGCAGACGCACCAATGCCTGCAGGCCGTAGCCGTGCGCCCACACGTTGTACATCGCATCCGCCGTGGCGCGGCGCAGCTTGGGCAGATGCTCCAGCAAATAAGCCTCCGAATCCTTCAACGCCGCGCGGGCTTGCGGGGTATCGCCGCCCGCTTCGATGATGGCGGAAATGCAAAGTGACGTAACCGCCAATCGAAAAGCATAATGGCTCTGAAACCCGGGCGCATAAATATTGAGCCCCTTGGTATTACGCGGGCTACCCCACGAGCCGTCTTTGTTCTGCCGGTCCAGCAGGAAATAAATGCCGCGCTCAATTGATTTTTCCAGATCCACTCGCGGCACGGGCTGTGCGTCGGGCAGTTTCGGTATGGGCACGGGATTAGCCGCCGGTAAACCCATCGCAGCCACGAGGCTGGCAAGGGTGATCTTGGACAAACGGTTCATAGATTCCTTTCCGAATGATTCCGGTTGGAATTAATTGATCTTCACTAGATCGCCGGCTTTGAGGCCGCTGGTGATTTCGGTTTGACCATTGCTGGTGCGACCGATTTGCACCGTTATATTTTTTGTGGAATCGCCGTCCACCCCGATCACGTAAGGCTTTTGATCCGCGTCATAATGCAGTGCGGTGGAAGGCACGGTGAGGGCGTCGGCCTTGGAATAGGTGCCCAGATTCACCGCGCAGCCCATGCCGGGAGCGAGGTAGCCGTGGTTCGCACCAAGGGTGGCGGCAAGGGTGACCGCGAATTTGCCGGGCGCGGTGGGCACGCGGCTGATGGCGGTGACAGTGACGGGGATGCGCTGCTCGGGCGCGGCGGTTGGCGTGGCCCAGCCCCGGGTGCCGAGATTAATCTGGCGCAAATCTTTTTCGGCCACGCTACCGCTGATGATGAGCGGGCGCGGGGTCACCACGGTCATAAAAATCTCGTTGGGCATTACATTGCCGCCGGCGCGCAGTTTGGCGGTGAGATGTTTGCGGCCGGTCCACAAGCCGTTCACAAATTCGCCGTAATAAACCACGCCATTGGCGGAGGCTTTCACGTCAAGCAATTGGCGGTCGGCTTCAAGTTTGGCGTGAGATTCCACAACTTTGTTGAAGTCCACCTGCTTTTGCTCGATGGAGAGCTGGCGGCGCTGGGTGGAGGATTCGAACGTTTCCTTGAGACGTTCCTGCGCAAGTTGAGCGCGTACTTGGGCGGTGGCGCGATCTTCGATTTCACGCGGCAACCCAAACTTAAGCGCGGCGAGGCGCGTCAGCTCCGCGCGTTCCAACGAAAAGCGCGCGCGGTTCACAGTGTTAAGCGCGCGGGTGATGATGATCTCCTCCGTTTCCTCGGTAAGGTCATCCGCTTCGTACATTTTTTTGAGCTGCTTGAGTTCCTCTTGCGCATAAGCGAGCGAGTTTGAGTAAGTGGAGTAACTCTGGTGCGTCGATTTCACGTTAAACTCTTTAATGTACTCTTGGAAATGTTTTAAGTCCTCTCCCAATCGCTTGAAGGCCAGCTGCGCGGAAACTCGATCCAAGTCGGCACTCTTGCTGGCAAACTGATGTTCCGCTTGCGACAATGCAAGATCCACCCGCGCGGTTTCCAGCGCTCGCTTGCTGTCGGTAATCCGACGATCAATTTTTTCTGTTTCAAACTCAATCAAGGCCGCGCCCTCGCCCACTTCCGCGCCGTGAGCGACCACGCGTTTCACCGTAAGATCCGCCCACACCTTGGGTCGCAACTTGATGGCTGAAGATTTCGCCGGGCCAAATGCTCCGGACAGTTTCACCTCCACCTCAAACACACCGGCTTTGACGGTGTGTACGCCCTTGGGCGGGGTATTGGTGGAGTCGGCAGCAAGCAGTGCGACGGCCTGTGCAAACAGGAAACAAATCGAACACATCGAAAAGGTTGATTTCATCCGGCGTGTCTACCGTCCATTGCCGGGTTTATCAAGCCCCGCCTTCGAGGCTGGCAATAGATGATATTTTCCCGCTGCCGGATTAGTCAAACGCGTCACCCGCCCGTCCGGCCAACGCACCTCCAGCGAATCCACCGCCGTCAAATCGCCCAACCCGAAATGGGCGGTGAACGGATGCTGCACCCGCCACGAATCGCCTGTCACCACCCAGTGCCGCCATATTTTTTTGCCCGCGCGCGCGGTTACCACCGCGCCCACCGGCGACCGACCCGGTGCGCCCCGCAAATGCGCGCCAATCCAGCCGCCCTCGGGTTTCAAACGATTGGCCAACAACCGAACGTGGGGCAAATTCAATCCGGTTTTGAAATCCCAATGGCGTTCGGTCACTAATAAATCCGGCCGCCCATCCGCATCGAAATCCGCCGCCACTACGCTGCGGCCATCGCGCTGGCTTCCCGCGCCCAGCAAAAAACCCGCCTCGCGCCAGCCGCCTTGGCCGTCATTGAGCAACAACGCGTTGGGCTGAAATCCGTGCCACGAAAGATTCGCGCGCACCGGCCCCATCACCCCTTTGAAATGCGCAGCCAACGCAACATCGGGTTGATTGTTTTGAGTATAAATATCATGACGCCAAAAAATGCTATCGTAATCCTCCACCGTACGACGGCTGGAAAAACCCGTGGCCACAAACAGGTCTCGATCCCCATCGAGATCAAAATCCGCACCACTCACGCCGTGCGCCCAACCGGTGCGTTGGAGTATTTTTGATTTCGTTTCGTTAAAAACCAACCCCTTCGCCCCGCCAAGAAACAAACGATTTCCACTTCCCATTGCCACCCGACGGGCCAAAAATTCTGGCAACGATTGATGGCCGAGCTGCAATCCAGACAAACGCCGCGCGGCTGCGGAATCCACGCCGGCCATAAATACATCGGGCCGTCCATCGCCGTTAAAATCGCCCACCGCGTGGCTCTGACCAAACGCGTATCGGGCCTTACCGAGCGTGCCGTTGAGGTCCGTGAATTCCCCCTGCCTGTCATTGGCGTAATGATCAAGCCCGCCGAAATCCGCCACGTTCAGCAAATCCAAATCGCCGTCGCCATCGAGATCCACCCACGAGGCGCTGCGGGTGCGGCGGTGTTTGCGCAGGTTTGGCGCGGCGGTTTCGGTGAATTTCCCTGCACCATTGTTTAGCAGCAAGCGCGATGGGTGTCCGTCGTTGGCATCGAAATAGGGAAGCGGAAACTGGCCGTCGACAAAGGGCGGCTTGTAAGTGGTGATCCAAAGATCAAGATCGCCATCGCCATCCACATCGCCCGCAGCAATCGCGCTGGCACCGTGCCACTGGGCTTCGCCGATGAATGCTCGCGTGGGTTTTTCGAACTGCTCAAATTCAGTTTCCGCCGTGCCGGCCCAAAGCCACGGCCCATCGCGTGCGGGCACGCCCAGCAAATCCACCACGCCGTCTCCGGTGAAATCGGCCAACACTGCCGCCGTCAAGGGCTCGGGAAAAACCGCGCATAATTTGGCTGCTTTAAATTTCCAACTGCCGCGATTCCATTGCACGGAGTTATTGGCGGGAAAAATTATTTCAGGCAATCCGTCGTGATTCAAATCCTGCACTAACACCGGTCCGCTGCCTTGCGGTGCGGATTGTTCTGCAAACCCGCGCGCGCCTGTGTGTTCGTCACGCTGCAGTTCGCTCACCGTTATGGTTCCGGGTAAAAATTGTTCCTGCGCGTTTTGTGTTTCAGTCCATTGAATCGTCAGCAACCCGCGCAGCACCACCCGCGACTGCCCATTGCGCGCGCGCACGGTGAATGCGTATTTTGATTCGGCTGTTTTATTGTTAAAGGCATAATGTTCATGCCGCCATTGAGTGCCACGAAGTTCCCATCCTTCCGCGCTGCGCGCTTTGAGCCATGCTTTCCATTCGGTGGGATTCATTTTTTGGTTCGGCCCGATCTCAAGCGAACCGAATTGAAATTCTGCCAACACCGCAAATTTATCCTTGGCCGCGCGCAGGACGTCCCATGCGGTAACGAGGGTTTCGTGGAATCGTTGGGCATCCATTTCGCGCGACCACATGGTCCGATCGAACCGTGTGCGCAGTTGGGTAATCAAATTCACGCGCTGCATTAACTTCACCGGCATTTGCTCGCTCACTAACAGCCCGTTTTGGTAAACCCGCTGCACGGCATGTAACCCGGTGGCGTCCCATTCGTCCCACTTGCCGTGGGGTTGATCGCTCTCGAAAAAGGCACGGTGTTTCACCCGCCCGTTAGCGTGCCATTCCACAAACTCACCGTTCAGTTTACCTGCGGTATAATTCAGAATACGGCGCGGTTTGCCATTGGAATGCCATTCCTGCCAACGGCCATCGGGCCGACCGTCGCGAAATGCAAATGCCCCGCGCCGGGTGCCATTGGTATGCACGGCCTCCGTGCGACCGGTGAAGGGATGCAGTTCGTCAGTGCGATAAAATAAACCGTCGGCCTGTTTTTGCACTTGTGTCGCGGGCACGGTGCCGCCGTCGTCAGGGGTGCCGGGCCTGGCGGGTGGCGGCGCATCCCGTCCGCAACCCGCGCCCAGCAGCAGGGCGGCAATGCCAGCGAACGCGCGCATCGTTAGGCCCCGAATGCTTTGCGCATCATCGCCACGCTTTTGGGCACGGCGGTTTGCGGGTTTTCTTTGCCCTCGAATTCGATGGACACGTAGCCGCGATAGTTTTCTTTGGCCAAAATTTTGGCGATGCGTTGGTAATCCAAATCCAATGAATACCACTCGCCGCCGCCGTAATAGGTTTTCGCCTGAACGAAGGTGGTGCGGCTGGCGATCATCTCCAGTTTCTTGTACGGATTTTCCAGAAAATTTCCGGTGTCCATCAGCACGCCGAGCCACGGCGAATTGTCAAACGCCTTGGCGATACGCAGCAACCCTTCGGGCGTACGCGCGAGGCCCCAGTGATTTTCCAGCGCCATGTGCACGCCGAGTTTCTCGGCGATGGGGATGAGTTCCTGAATGGAATCGATGCACCACTTGAAAGCTTCTTCTTCCGTGTGCCCTTTCGGCACCGGCTCGATGCCGCGATTGGCCATCAATTCATCAAACGAAATCGTGCGCCAGCGTCCGGTGTTTAGCCGGATGCACGGGATGCCCAGCTCGTGCGCCAGTTGCATGCAATGGATGGTGTGCTCGATATTTTTCTTGCGATCCGCCGCCTTGGGTTTCACAAAGCCTTGGTGAATGGACAAGCCCACCAAGCCCACGCCATTCAGAAATGCGTGCCGCTTGAGCTTGCGCAAGTACGCCGGTTTTTCCTCGGCCATTTGCATATGCAAAACGTCCACGCCCTCCACGCCTAAATCAGCGGCGTGATCGATGACCTTTTCGATGGGATATTTCTTAGCCGTAAAATGCCAATAAGAATAAGTGGCCAACGCCAGCTTGGTGCGCGCTTTGGGTGCCTTGGCTTTGGCAGGTTTATCTTTGGCGGCAGCAGAAACCGGCAACGGCAACGCGGCGGCGGCCAACGCAGCGGAAGCGCCAATGAAAGCGCGCCGGGATGTGGGATCACTGGAATGATTCATCATTTGGGTGGCGAAAGTGTCGCGCCAACGCAGATGGAAATCAACCCCACATCACAGGCGAGTTGAACGAGGTGCGATTGTATGCGGCGCGCGGCGTATTCGGCCGGCGTGATGAGCACGCCGGGACGCTTTGAAATCCCTCGATGACGCGTTGCCGGTCGCGCCAAATCATCGGAATAAGGCACAAGTAAAACTTAAAGCGTCTTAAAGCGTCTCGCGGCGGACCGCGCGCACGCCGGCGAGAAGGCGTTCCATATCTTCCATCGTCCAGCCTTCGTAGTGTTGGCCGTAAGATTCCCACGCGGTTTTGTCGCCCTCCACTAAGGCGGCAAGGTCGGCCTCGCGTTTGGCGAGAGGGTGCGTTTGGTCCGGCGCAGTCCAGCGCGCCAGCCGTTCTTGCACGGCGTCCATAGGTGGCCGGTTATTGCACGGGGGCGTTGAGTTCCCCGGACGAAACCTCCGTGCTGCCGGGAGC encodes:
- a CDS encoding terpene cyclase/mutase family protein gives rise to the protein MNRLSKITLASLVAAMGLPAANPVPIPKLPDAQPVPRVDLEKSIERGIYFLLDRQNKDGSWGSPRNTKGLNIYAPGFQSHYAFRLAVTSLCISAIIEAGGDTPQARAALKDSEAYLLEHLPKLRRATADAMYNVWAHGYGLQALVRLRARAEIEPAKIKKIDALIAQQFDRLDAYESVDGGWGYYDMRLGTKKPASSSISFVNATVLVAFHEAKMAGIEPPKKLVTRALAALKRQHLPDGSFLYGEYLKNSPRRGINRPGGSLGRSQAGNIALRVWGDQRITDKVLVDWLDRLYARNEWLGIGRKRPRPHEAWFQVAGYFYYYGHYYGALCLDHVPAAERPRLQDHMATIIMKLQEKDGSWWDFPFYDYHQQYGTAMALMTLQRCLKAQSGKPAKAPPAPKK
- a CDS encoding HlyD family efflux transporter periplasmic adaptor subunit → MKSTFSMCSICFLFAQAVALLAADSTNTPPKGVHTVKAGVFEVEVKLSGAFGPAKSSAIKLRPKVWADLTVKRVVAHGAEVGEGAALIEFETEKIDRRITDSKRALETARVDLALSQAEHQFASKSADLDRVSAQLAFKRLGEDLKHFQEYIKEFNVKSTHQSYSTYSNSLAYAQEELKQLKKMYEADDLTEETEEIIITRALNTVNRARFSLERAELTRLAALKFGLPREIEDRATAQVRAQLAQERLKETFESSTQRRQLSIEQKQVDFNKVVESHAKLEADRQLLDVKASANGVVYYGEFVNGLWTGRKHLTAKLRAGGNVMPNEIFMTVVTPRPLIISGSVAEKDLRQINLGTRGWATPTAAPEQRIPVTVTAISRVPTAPGKFAVTLAATLGANHGYLAPGMGCAVNLGTYSKADALTVPSTALHYDADQKPYVIGVDGDSTKNITVQIGRTSNGQTEITSGLKAGDLVKIN
- a CDS encoding VCBS repeat-containing protein; translated protein: MRAFAGIAALLLGAGCGRDAPPPARPGTPDDGGTVPATQVQKQADGLFYRTDELHPFTGRTEAVHTNGTRRGAFAFRDGRPDGRWQEWHSNGKPRRILNYTAGKLNGEFVEWHANGRVKHRAFFESDQPHGKWDEWDATGLHAVQRVYQNGLLVSEQMPVKLMQRVNLITQLRTRFDRTMWSREMDAQRFHETLVTAWDVLRAAKDKFAVLAEFQFGSLEIGPNQKMNPTEWKAWLKARSAEGWELRGTQWRHEHYAFNNKTAESKYAFTVRARNGQSRVVLRGLLTIQWTETQNAQEQFLPGTITVSELQRDEHTGARGFAEQSAPQGSGPVLVQDLNHDGLPEIIFPANNSVQWNRGSWKFKAAKLCAVFPEPLTAAVLADFTGDGVVDLLGVPARDGPWLWAGTAETEFEQFEKPTRAFIGEAQWHGASAIAAGDVDGDGDLDLWITTYKPPFVDGQFPLPYFDANDGHPSRLLLNNGAGKFTETAAPNLRKHRRTRSASWVDLDGDGDLDLLNVADFGGLDHYANDRQGEFTDLNGTLGKARYAFGQSHAVGDFNGDGRPDVFMAGVDSAAARRLSGLQLGHQSLPEFLARRVAMGSGNRLFLGGAKGLVFNETKSKILQRTGWAHGVSGADFDLDGDRDLFVATGFSSRRTVEDYDSIFWRHDIYTQNNQPDVALAAHFKGVMGPVRANLSWHGFQPNALLLNDGQGGWREAGFLLGAGSQRDGRSVVAADFDADGRPDLLVTERHWDFKTGLNLPHVRLLANRLKPEGGWIGAHLRGAPGRSPVGAVVTARAGKKIWRHWVVTGDSWRVQHPFTAHFGLGDLTAVDSLEVRWPDGRVTRLTNPAAGKYHLLPASKAGLDKPGNGR
- a CDS encoding sugar phosphate isomerase/epimerase is translated as MMNHSSDPTSRRAFIGASAALAAAALPLPVSAAAKDKPAKAKAPKARTKLALATYSYWHFTAKKYPIEKVIDHAADLGVEGVDVLHMQMAEEKPAYLRKLKRHAFLNGVGLVGLSIHQGFVKPKAADRKKNIEHTIHCMQLAHELGIPCIRLNTGRWRTISFDELMANRGIEPVPKGHTEEEAFKWCIDSIQELIPIAEKLGVHMALENHWGLARTPEGLLRIAKAFDNSPWLGVLMDTGNFLENPYKKLEMIASRTTFVQAKTYYGGGEWYSLDLDYQRIAKILAKENYRGYVSIEFEGKENPQTAVPKSVAMMRKAFGA